A single genomic interval of Argopecten irradians isolate NY chromosome 8, Ai_NY, whole genome shotgun sequence harbors:
- the LOC138329110 gene encoding uncharacterized protein isoform X1 has product MADDVLSAIQRNIRTVSNQLLQGNPNRHHLRDIIRHSKENLDRVSSIDALQFVDVHAALDDLLALADRDYSTSAEQGSAVEEVQLEETRSHRARGRPSKEIDLQFVKTQLQHGFTAKAIAHQLNCSPVLIYKLLKSHGLSVRDLKYSDISDADLYNTVETLHNSHPNSGNEMMHGFLMAEGIQVQRRRVRETLTAVDPPAAAQRWSQSIRRRVYRVPVPNSLWHIDGHMRLVRWGIATHGCIDGFSRLIIYLRAGTNNKSATVLRLVVDGVLEYGLPSRIRADKGGENVQVALFMNLMREGENGCLTGHSQHNQRVEWLWRDVHKDVIEHFCRTFYELEDEKVLDPDNPIHITAIHLVYLPEINSALDRMRTAWNNHRLRTERNRSPNQIWFEGMTDERSLDHTPVREIYSGSVIRDSIAEKLNSFGLSLQDVEPSSSNQIDDGDRVVIETTGLDLVEDFVERERREASNSPNIVSLREKYLFFVSRISDHDFNN; this is encoded by the exons ATGGCCGACGACGTGCTATCAGCAATTCAGAGAAATATTCGAACGGTATCAAATCAACTACTTCAAGGTAATCCCAACAGGCATCACCTTAGAGACATTATTAGACACTCCAAGGAAAACTTAGACCGTGTTTCCTCCATAGATGCTTTACAGTTTGTCGATGTCCACGCTGCCCTGGATGATTTGTTAGCTCTCGCCGATCGCGATTATTCCACATCTGCCGAACAAGGTTCCGCCGTTGAAGAAGTACAACTTGAAGAAACGA GATCACATAGAGCACGTGGCCGTCCTTCAAAAGAAATTGACCTCCAGTTTGTGAAAACGCAGCTTCAACATGGCTTCACTGCTAAGGCAATTGCACATCAACTGAATTGCAGTCCGGTACTTATATATAAGCTACTCAAGTCCCATGGCCTGTCAGTACGAGATTTGAAGTATTCAGATATTAGTGATGCTGACTTATACAACACAGTTGAGACTCTTCATAATTCTCATCCAAATTCTGGAAATGAG ATGATGCATGGATTCTTGATGGCAGAAGGGATCCAAGTGCAAAGAAGAAGAGTGAGAGAAACCCTGACAGCAGTTGATCCCCCAGctgcagcccagaggtggagtcaGTCTATACGTCGTCGAGTTTACCGTGTGCCTGTCCCCAACAGCCTTTGGCATATAGATGGACACATGCGTCTTGTTAG atgGGGAATCGCTACACATGGGTGTATTGATGGATTTTCAAGACTGATCATCTATCTCAGGGCTGGAACAAATAACAAGTCAGCTACTGTTTTGAGACTTGTGGTTGATGGAGTATTAGAATATGGACTTCCATCACGCATCAGGGCAGATAAGGGAGGAGAGAATGTCCAGGTGGCGCTCTTCATGAACTTAATGAGGGAGGGAGAGAATGGCTGTCTCACTGGACATTCTCAGCATAATCAACGTGTTGAATGGCTTTGGAGAGATGTCCACAAGgatgtaattgaacatttttgtagGACCTTTTACGAATTAGAAGATGAGAAGGTACTTGACCCTGACAATCCGATTCATATCACGGCCATCCATCTTGTTTACTTGCCCGAAATCAATTCTGCACTAGATCGTATGAGGACGGCGTGGAACAATCATAGACTGAGGACAGAGAGAAATCGCTCTCCAAACCAGATTTGGTTTGAAGGTATGACAGATGAAAGATCTTTGGATCATACTCCTGTGAGGGAAATTTATTCAGGGAGTGTGATTAGAGACAGCATTGCAGAGAAATTGAATTCCTTTGGTTTAAGCCTTCAAGATGTTGAGCCAAGTAGTTCTAACCAAATTGACGATGGTGATCGTGTTGTGATTGAGACAACCGGTTTAGACTTAGTGGAGGACTTTGTTGAACGAGAAAGGAGGGAAGCCTCCAATAGTCCCAATATTGTATCTCTTCgggaaaaatatttgtttttcgtTTCGAGGATAAGTGACCATGATTTTAACAATTAA
- the LOC138329110 gene encoding uncharacterized protein isoform X2 produces MADDVLSAIQRNIRTVSNQLLQGSHRARGRPSKEIDLQFVKTQLQHGFTAKAIAHQLNCSPVLIYKLLKSHGLSVRDLKYSDISDADLYNTVETLHNSHPNSGNEMMHGFLMAEGIQVQRRRVRETLTAVDPPAAAQRWSQSIRRRVYRVPVPNSLWHIDGHMRLVRWGIATHGCIDGFSRLIIYLRAGTNNKSATVLRLVVDGVLEYGLPSRIRADKGGENVQVALFMNLMREGENGCLTGHSQHNQRVEWLWRDVHKDVIEHFCRTFYELEDEKVLDPDNPIHITAIHLVYLPEINSALDRMRTAWNNHRLRTERNRSPNQIWFEGMTDERSLDHTPVREIYSGSVIRDSIAEKLNSFGLSLQDVEPSSSNQIDDGDRVVIETTGLDLVEDFVERERREASNSPNIVSLREKYLFFVSRISDHDFNN; encoded by the exons ATGGCCGACGACGTGCTATCAGCAATTCAGAGAAATATTCGAACGGTATCAAATCAACTACTTCAAG GATCACATAGAGCACGTGGCCGTCCTTCAAAAGAAATTGACCTCCAGTTTGTGAAAACGCAGCTTCAACATGGCTTCACTGCTAAGGCAATTGCACATCAACTGAATTGCAGTCCGGTACTTATATATAAGCTACTCAAGTCCCATGGCCTGTCAGTACGAGATTTGAAGTATTCAGATATTAGTGATGCTGACTTATACAACACAGTTGAGACTCTTCATAATTCTCATCCAAATTCTGGAAATGAG ATGATGCATGGATTCTTGATGGCAGAAGGGATCCAAGTGCAAAGAAGAAGAGTGAGAGAAACCCTGACAGCAGTTGATCCCCCAGctgcagcccagaggtggagtcaGTCTATACGTCGTCGAGTTTACCGTGTGCCTGTCCCCAACAGCCTTTGGCATATAGATGGACACATGCGTCTTGTTAG atgGGGAATCGCTACACATGGGTGTATTGATGGATTTTCAAGACTGATCATCTATCTCAGGGCTGGAACAAATAACAAGTCAGCTACTGTTTTGAGACTTGTGGTTGATGGAGTATTAGAATATGGACTTCCATCACGCATCAGGGCAGATAAGGGAGGAGAGAATGTCCAGGTGGCGCTCTTCATGAACTTAATGAGGGAGGGAGAGAATGGCTGTCTCACTGGACATTCTCAGCATAATCAACGTGTTGAATGGCTTTGGAGAGATGTCCACAAGgatgtaattgaacatttttgtagGACCTTTTACGAATTAGAAGATGAGAAGGTACTTGACCCTGACAATCCGATTCATATCACGGCCATCCATCTTGTTTACTTGCCCGAAATCAATTCTGCACTAGATCGTATGAGGACGGCGTGGAACAATCATAGACTGAGGACAGAGAGAAATCGCTCTCCAAACCAGATTTGGTTTGAAGGTATGACAGATGAAAGATCTTTGGATCATACTCCTGTGAGGGAAATTTATTCAGGGAGTGTGATTAGAGACAGCATTGCAGAGAAATTGAATTCCTTTGGTTTAAGCCTTCAAGATGTTGAGCCAAGTAGTTCTAACCAAATTGACGATGGTGATCGTGTTGTGATTGAGACAACCGGTTTAGACTTAGTGGAGGACTTTGTTGAACGAGAAAGGAGGGAAGCCTCCAATAGTCCCAATATTGTATCTCTTCgggaaaaatatttgtttttcgtTTCGAGGATAAGTGACCATGATTTTAACAATTAA